CTGAAGACGAAGACCAAATTCCAATTAAAACAATAGTTCAAGCTTCCGGTATCCCAACTGACGAAATAGATATTTGGTCATACAAAGGTTGCTCTGATGTAAAGACAGCAAACGTACTTTCTGCATTCATATTGAAAAATGCCCCTAACATTAAAATAGCTATTCATAGAGATAGGGATTATTATGAAGATCCTGAAATGGAAGAAATTCTACATGGCTACAATCAAAACATAGAATACCATTTTGTGACTACTGGAACTGATATAGAAGCCCATTTGCTAAACAGTGAACATATTAATCATATTTTCCCGGAAGTTACAATTCAAAGAGCGGAGGAATTAATAACCCTTGCAATTGCAAATGCTAGCGAAAAGTCTAGAAAGAAGTACGTTAATACGCTCACCGATAAATCTCTTAAAAACAAACAAGGCCACAAGGCTGGGGAAAATGTTGAGGTTGCGGAAAAAAACATAAAGGATAATCCATTAAGATATTCTCATGGCAAAACTGTATTAGGCCAGCTGAAGGCAAGCCTCCAGAAGGAGATCGGAAAGAATGCGAACGTTTTTCAACCTTCAAAATTCATAGCCACACCGATATTTGATAAGATAAAAGATGATCTTTGGAAAAAGGGCAACCATGAAATAGAAAACTAAAAAAGCTCATTTTTACCTCGAAATCAGTGATCTTATAATTTATACTTTATATTGGTGTTATCAATTGGTCGAGCTACGATACAGACTTCACTAATTCTATATCGTACTACTACCTTTTTAATTTGGTGATAAATCCCAAAGTTTTAGTGCTTCTGGAATAGAGGGGCAATTTATTAGTAAGTATAAGGCGCAATCTGGAAATTTGCGGTTTCAATATAAATTCCCAAAGACAAAATATAGGTGATTTTTAAGTCAACTAAAAACAGACATTCATTATTTTTTTAATATTTATCTTGTAAAGCCCATGACAGGCATGGCTATTCAGCAATTATTCAGGCTAATTAAGCATTAAGTTATCAATGCAGGAATAACGGCTGTAGTATAAGGTGTATAAATTTTCCAGCCCAGTTTTTCATATAGCGACTTGCCTTCCGTTGTGGCTACGAGTATCCCTTTTTTTATACCATGATCTATTGCTAATGCTTCCAGTGTCTTCATCACTATACTTCCCAATCCATTTCGTCGATGACCGGGATGGGTTTCAATTCGGTCATATATTGCGAATCCATCCACAAACACAACCCGGCCAATGGCTGCCTCTTCCTGCTCTGGTGTAAGTATCCTAACAATAGGAACAGCAGTCTCCTTATTTATATCAATGGTGTAACCTTTGGGTAGTTCTGTTATTGATAATGTCATTTTATTATTACAGGTCATCATATATGCCGGGGCTTGAATCACCCAACGTAGGGGTAATAATTCTTTCATTAGATCTGCGGTAGCGCAGACTTTTAGGAAAATCCAGGGATCAGTAATGGTTTCTGCCAAATGTCTCAATTGATCCGTGGGCGCAGCAAAAACATAACGCATGACCTGATTGGGCCAACCAACATTTACAAAAAGCATTTCGCCATCTATAACTGGCGCAGGTAGCTGCCTTGCAGCAGACCAACCTTTAAGCCACGTCTGGACAATATAAGGGTTAACCTCATGAAGGATGCTTTGATTAGGCATTGCAAATCGGGGAAAAGCTACAAAACAAGAAATTTTGCTTTGTCTGGAATGGGGTTATATGATCTTCCGTTACACACTTTATTTTCTCGAAATACCCGGCGAACTGGCCACTTAATGTCTCCCCTGAATATTGCCTAATTTCTAAACCGCTGCATTTTTGCGGCCCGTCATTTGAAAATGTTCCAATAACCATATACTGCTTAACTGCTCTGCTCGCTATTGTAATGTAACGGCTAATCTGTTCCTCGGTGGTTAAGAAATGGAATGCTGCCCGGTCATGCCAGATATCATAGCCCTGATCCGGCTCAAATTCGGTAATGTCAGATACGATCCATTTCACTAAGGCCGACTGCTCTCCCAACCGCAATTTTGCCCTCTCCAATGCCTTTTCCGAAATATCCAATACTGTAATGTTCCGATAGCCTTTTGCTAAAAGAAAATCTACCAGTTTACTGTCTCCACCCCCTATATCAATAATACTTGCCGTTTTCGGAAGATTAAAGCCATCTATGAAATCCAGAGAAGTATGGGGTACATCCTGTGTCCAGCTTACTTCATGGGCTTGCTTATTTGTAAAGACGTTTTCCCAATGTAATTTCTTATCCACCATTTTTAGATTATTCAGTAAATATAATCCTCATCGTTTTAAGCTGACCAAAATTCCAGAAAAACTTTGCATTCTCTTTCGGTGCAAGCTTTGACGAACCCTGATTTTACAGCTTTTGATCCATTTATTGCCTTCGACCAATCGGTTAAGCTCATTTTTAAAAAGTAAGCTCATCTGCGACATATAAATTTTTCAATCGAAACGGACAAAAAGGGCAGCTAAGATAATGTCTGCCTGTACCTGCGGGCGCATAATGGCGCACTGCCGTTTCGCCACCCTTCGGGACTTATAGCCCTCCGGTCCCTTCAGCCATTCCTTTTCAGCTTTCTTTTTTCCCGTTTTTTCTTTTGAAAAATTCTTTTGGAAAAAAGGGGAAAAGAGAGCGAAACAAAACAGTGTTCACAACTAAAAAACAAATGTTATGGAAATCATCACAGGCAGGATTACCGCAGATGCAACGGTAAACACCACAAGGAGCGGCAAAGAGGTCGTTAATTTTTCAATCGCCATCAATGACGGCTACAAACCCAAAGGCGGAACCTTTCAGGAAATCACCACCTATGTAAACTGTGCTTATTGGCTGAGTACAAAGGCTACAAATCGGTTAAGAAAAGGTGTTATGGTACAGCTATATGGGCGTATCGGCATGAATGTGTTTACAAAGAACAATGGCGAGGCAGCAGGTTCAATAACCTGTCATGTCAATGACTTCAAAACACTGTCCCCAATTCGGGGGGCTTCCAATGGGCAACACAGCGCAAACCTCAGCAATCTGGCTACAGCAGCGGTTCAAAGCACGCAGGGCAATGACGATTTGCCATTTTAAACAGGTTCTCAATCAACAAAATTTCAAATCATTTTAATTACAAATATCATGGCACACGATAGCAATATAGCAGAAGCAGCCATCTATGTAGGCACTTATGCGAAATACAATGACGGTTCACTATTTGGAAAATGGCTGAAACTTAGCGACTACAGCGACATCACGGAATTTTACGAAGCCTGTGCTTTGTTGCATAAGGATGAACAAGACCCTGAGTATATGTTTCAGGACTACGAACACATACCCGAAGAGTTGGTAAGTGAATGCTCCCTTTCTGAAAAGTTTTTTATGGTACGCGATGCTTTGGAGGATTTAGGCGATTCAGAAACAACCCCTTTTTTGATATGGTGCAACAATACGGGTAGAAAACTTTCATCTGAGGACACCGACGATCTCATAGCAGATTTTAAGGATGATTATATAGGCGAGTATGATAGTGAGAAAGATTTTGCGTACGAGTTAGCACAGCAGCGCAATGACCTGTCAGAGTTTGCGAAATCCTATTTCGATTATGAAGCCTACGCAAACGATCTTTTTGGTGACAGCTATTGGAGCGAAGACGGGTATGTATTTTATAATTCCTAACCCGACAGGTTTTCAAAATGAAGGAAATCAAAACCCATGCAGACGGGGATGCCCCGTCTGCTTTACACTAAAAAATTAAGATCATGAAAGCACTGAACCTATTAACGAATACAGAAAAAGGAAGGATTCTCATTGAATTGTTCCCCGAAGAAAAAGCGCCCATTATAGCAGCTATACTAGAACGCAGTCAGTACCTAAAAGAACATGAAATAAAACTAAGGCAGCAATGGGCAGATGGCTTTATCACCTTTGATTTTTGGTACAGCCTTGCCATAGAAACAGAAAAGGTTATCCATAAATACAGGTATAACCTAGAGCGCAGCAGTAAGGTATTCAGCGACCAGTTATTTTATGGACACATGGCCATGTTTACCAATGACTGCATTGTAAAATACGCAGACAACAGAACCGACCACCCAAAGTTTCAGAAAATGGTCAGTGTCCTTTTTGGGTAAAAAG
This is a stretch of genomic DNA from Candidatus Pedobacter colombiensis. It encodes these proteins:
- a CDS encoding GNAT family N-acetyltransferase yields the protein MPNQSILHEVNPYIVQTWLKGWSAARQLPAPVIDGEMLFVNVGWPNQVMRYVFAAPTDQLRHLAETITDPWIFLKVCATADLMKELLPLRWVIQAPAYMMTCNNKMTLSITELPKGYTIDINKETAVPIVRILTPEQEEAAIGRVVFVDGFAIYDRIETHPGHRRNGLGSIVMKTLEALAIDHGIKKGILVATTEGKSLYEKLGWKIYTPYTTAVIPALIT
- a CDS encoding class I SAM-dependent methyltransferase translates to MVDKKLHWENVFTNKQAHEVSWTQDVPHTSLDFIDGFNLPKTASIIDIGGGDSKLVDFLLAKGYRNITVLDISEKALERAKLRLGEQSALVKWIVSDITEFEPDQGYDIWHDRAAFHFLTTEEQISRYITIASRAVKQYMVIGTFSNDGPQKCSGLEIRQYSGETLSGQFAGYFEKIKCVTEDHITPFQTKQNFLFCSFSPICNA
- a CDS encoding single-stranded DNA-binding protein, with amino-acid sequence MEIITGRITADATVNTTRSGKEVVNFSIAINDGYKPKGGTFQEITTYVNCAYWLSTKATNRLRKGVMVQLYGRIGMNVFTKNNGEAAGSITCHVNDFKTLSPIRGASNGQHSANLSNLATAAVQSTQGNDDLPF
- a CDS encoding antirestriction protein ArdA, translated to MAHDSNIAEAAIYVGTYAKYNDGSLFGKWLKLSDYSDITEFYEACALLHKDEQDPEYMFQDYEHIPEELVSECSLSEKFFMVRDALEDLGDSETTPFLIWCNNTGRKLSSEDTDDLIADFKDDYIGEYDSEKDFAYELAQQRNDLSEFAKSYFDYEAYANDLFGDSYWSEDGYVFYNS